The Collimonas sp. PA-H2 genome contains a region encoding:
- a CDS encoding ABC transporter ATP-binding protein: MTATATNTRAPILQVQDLAVSYGHIEAVKGIDMVLNEGEITALVGANGAGKSTALLAISGLLKSQRGQVLLGQQDLTRLSPHKIVQSGVVQVAEGRATLTTLSIAENLALGAYTRKDKENIARDLDWVYSLFPVLQRRKDGLAGNLSGGEQQMLAIGRALMAKPRVLLLDEPSMGLAPLLVQEIFRIVEEINRTGLTILLVEQNVRQALRIAQHGYVLENGKIVLADSGVNLLNNPKVLEAYLGG, from the coding sequence ATGACGGCTACAGCAACCAACACCCGAGCGCCGATCCTGCAGGTGCAAGACCTGGCGGTTTCCTACGGCCATATCGAAGCGGTCAAGGGCATCGATATGGTCCTCAACGAAGGCGAGATCACCGCGCTGGTGGGCGCCAACGGCGCCGGCAAAAGCACCGCCCTGCTGGCCATTTCGGGCTTGCTCAAGTCGCAGCGCGGGCAGGTGCTGCTCGGCCAGCAAGACCTGACCCGGCTGTCGCCGCACAAGATCGTCCAGAGCGGCGTGGTACAGGTCGCCGAAGGCCGCGCCACGCTTACCACGCTCAGCATCGCCGAAAACCTGGCGCTGGGCGCATACACCCGCAAGGACAAGGAAAATATCGCCCGCGACCTGGACTGGGTGTATTCCCTGTTCCCGGTGCTGCAGCGGCGCAAGGACGGCCTGGCCGGCAACCTGTCAGGCGGCGAGCAGCAGATGCTGGCCATCGGCCGCGCCCTGATGGCCAAGCCGCGCGTGCTGCTGCTGGACGAACCGTCGATGGGACTGGCGCCGCTGCTGGTACAGGAAATTTTCCGCATCGTCGAAGAAATCAACCGCACCGGGTTGACGATACTGCTGGTGGAACAGAACGTCCGCCAGGCATTGCGGATTGCCCAGCACGGTTATGTGCTGGAAAACGGCAAGATCGTGCTGGCCGACAGCGGCGTCAATCTGCTGAACAATCCAAAGGTGCTGGAAGCGTATCTGGGCGGCTGA
- a CDS encoding ABC transporter ATP-binding protein — protein sequence MLQLKNISKNFGGLQVLQAVNFDVPQGGIFGLIGPNGAGKTTVFNLITGLLRASGGAIEFDGQDIGKVAPHKITERGIARTFQNIRVFKEMTLLENVVVGMHDHMDYSFGSVLLNLGGYRRIEAQARERALELLSWVRLDHKAQMLADSLSYGEQRKLEFARALATKPKLLLLDEPVAGMNPAEKTELMTEILNIKQRGFSIFMIEHDMRFVMGLCDRIAVLNFGRIIAEGSPDEIKNNQEVIEAYLGKEDSE from the coding sequence ATGCTACAACTCAAGAACATCAGCAAGAACTTCGGCGGCCTGCAGGTGCTGCAAGCCGTCAATTTCGATGTACCGCAAGGCGGCATCTTCGGCCTCATCGGTCCCAACGGCGCCGGCAAGACCACCGTCTTCAACCTGATCACCGGCTTGCTGCGTGCTTCCGGCGGCGCCATCGAGTTCGACGGCCAGGATATCGGCAAGGTCGCGCCGCACAAGATCACCGAGCGCGGCATCGCCCGCACTTTCCAGAATATCCGCGTGTTCAAGGAAATGACCCTGCTGGAAAACGTCGTGGTCGGCATGCACGACCACATGGACTACAGCTTCGGCAGCGTGCTGCTGAACCTGGGCGGCTACCGCAGGATCGAAGCGCAGGCGCGCGAACGGGCGCTGGAACTGCTGTCCTGGGTGCGCCTGGACCACAAGGCGCAGATGCTGGCCGACAGCCTGTCTTACGGCGAACAGCGCAAGCTGGAGTTCGCCCGGGCGCTGGCGACCAAGCCGAAACTGTTGCTGCTGGACGAACCGGTGGCCGGCATGAATCCCGCCGAAAAAACCGAACTGATGACGGAAATCCTGAACATCAAGCAGCGCGGCTTCAGCATCTTCATGATCGAGCATGACATGCGTTTCGTGATGGGCTTGTGCGACCGCATCGCGGTGCTCAACTTCGGCCGCATCATCGCCGAAGGCAGCCCGGACGAGATCAAGAATAACCAGGAAGTGATTGAAGCCTACCTGGGCAAGGAAGACAGCGAATGA
- a CDS encoding branched-chain amino acid ABC transporter permease, whose translation MDWWDGFWSTYNTVIFSLGVNAMLALSIYVTLSCGLLSLANAAFMGIGAYAAALISMQTGLPFPVALAAGGALPALVALIIGIPTLRLSGVYLAMATLGFGEVVRVVVLNMDITGGPLGLNGIPLKTEWWHIVLLLALTLYILARMRRSKIGRAFEAIKEDEVAARLMGVNVAGYKLLAFVVGAAIAGVAGGLNAHYTFTIGPGNYAFENAVEILTMAVFGGTGSLVGPTLGGMLLTLLPEALRDFNSYRSVVNGLILVLVILYLPKGIWNPRRIRAFSQRKPQAGGRI comes from the coding sequence ATGGACTGGTGGGACGGTTTCTGGTCGACCTATAACACCGTGATTTTCAGCCTCGGCGTCAACGCCATGCTGGCGCTGTCGATCTACGTCACCCTCTCGTGCGGCTTGCTGTCGCTGGCGAATGCCGCCTTCATGGGCATCGGCGCCTATGCCGCAGCGCTGATCAGCATGCAGACCGGCTTGCCGTTCCCGGTGGCGCTGGCGGCCGGCGGCGCACTGCCGGCGCTGGTGGCGCTGATCATCGGCATCCCCACCCTGCGCCTGTCCGGCGTCTACCTGGCGATGGCCACCCTCGGCTTTGGCGAGGTGGTGCGGGTAGTGGTGCTCAACATGGACATCACCGGCGGCCCGCTCGGCCTCAACGGCATCCCTTTGAAGACCGAGTGGTGGCATATCGTGCTGCTGCTGGCGTTGACGCTCTACATCCTGGCGCGCATGCGCCGCTCCAAAATCGGCCGCGCCTTCGAAGCCATCAAGGAAGACGAAGTGGCGGCGCGCCTGATGGGCGTCAATGTCGCCGGTTACAAGCTGCTGGCGTTCGTCGTCGGCGCCGCCATCGCCGGTGTCGCCGGCGGTCTCAATGCCCACTACACCTTCACCATCGGGCCCGGCAACTACGCTTTCGAAAACGCCGTCGAGATCCTGACGATGGCGGTGTTCGGCGGCACCGGCAGCCTGGTCGGCCCGACCCTGGGCGGCATGCTGCTGACCCTGCTGCCGGAAGCGCTGCGCGACTTCAACAGCTATCGTTCGGTGGTCAACGGCCTGATCCTGGTGCTGGTGATCCTGTATCTGCCGAAAGGCATCTGGAATCCGCGCCGGATCCGTGCTTTTTCCCAGCGCAAGCCGCAAGCTGGAGGACGCATCTAA
- a CDS encoding branched-chain amino acid ABC transporter permease: protein MLEQQLINALSLGSVYALFALGFTLVFGVLGVINLSHGAIFMLGSYAALLLIEHFALPLWLAMLAAMLASGLLGLAVDYLVLRPLRARNAPHLAPMIATIGVATILTSLAQGLFGAENKRFPVGTIPEESYNWGNLHVTAVQIGIVVISFLLMLVLLAVMRRTQLGRALRAIAESPKAAYLLGINVEGLFYLTSFAAAALGGAAGVLVGLSFNAITPFMGQPMLHKGIAVIILGGMGDIRGAMIAGLFLGFAEVLTVAYISSDFRDAVGFGLLFLILLVKPSGMFGKVLERKA, encoded by the coding sequence ATGCTTGAACAACAACTCATCAACGCCCTCTCGCTGGGCAGCGTCTATGCGCTGTTTGCGCTGGGCTTCACGCTGGTTTTCGGCGTGCTGGGCGTGATCAATCTTTCGCACGGCGCCATCTTCATGCTGGGCAGCTACGCCGCCCTGCTGCTGATTGAACATTTCGCATTGCCGCTATGGCTGGCGATGCTGGCCGCGATGCTGGCCTCCGGACTGCTCGGCCTGGCAGTCGACTATCTGGTGCTGCGGCCGCTGCGCGCGCGCAACGCGCCGCACCTGGCGCCGATGATCGCGACTATCGGTGTCGCCACCATCCTGACCAGTCTGGCGCAAGGTTTGTTCGGCGCTGAAAACAAGCGTTTCCCGGTCGGCACCATTCCAGAAGAAAGCTACAACTGGGGCAATCTGCATGTCACTGCGGTGCAGATCGGCATCGTCGTGATTTCCTTCCTCCTGATGCTGGTGCTGCTGGCGGTCATGCGCCGCACCCAGCTGGGCCGCGCCCTGCGCGCCATCGCCGAATCGCCGAAAGCGGCCTACCTGCTCGGCATCAATGTCGAAGGCCTGTTCTACCTGACCTCGTTCGCAGCTGCCGCCCTCGGCGGCGCGGCCGGCGTGCTGGTCGGCCTTTCCTTCAACGCCATCACGCCATTCATGGGCCAGCCGATGCTGCACAAGGGTATCGCCGTGATCATCCTGGGCGGCATGGGCGACATCCGCGGCGCCATGATCGCCGGCCTGTTCCTCGGTTTTGCCGAAGTGCTGACCGTAGCCTATATCTCCAGCGATTTCCGCGACGCCGTCGGCTTCGGCCTGCTGTTCCTGATCTTGCTGGTCAAGCCTTCCGGGATGTTCGGCAAAGTGCTGGAAAGGAAGGCCTGA
- a CDS encoding ABC transporter substrate-binding protein, protein MQFKTILKSLPLLMLAAGLSSAAHAADVKLGLAAALTGPAAKYGVAIKNGFTLAADEVNAAGGVNGNKLQLIIEDEQGKKEEAINVFKKLIFKDKALLVFGPTLSNSAFAADPIANAAKVVAFGTSNTADGITAMGPFTFRNSVMEADVLPVTTRAAVKHFGIKKVAIIYGNDDAFTKSGYDVFKGTLADQKIPVTTTEAYAKGDVDFKAQLTKIKASNPDAIVCSCLTEEAANIILQTRALGMKQPFIGGNGLNSPKLFDIAKGAGDDTIMGSPWSSENLTPANKAFMAAYKAKFGSDPDQFAAQAYDALHVVADALKKIKLSGAIDKDRIALQQALPAVTIEGATGKFAFRKAPAVTGKEVGYDAQQEAIVNIAKGGKFILLK, encoded by the coding sequence ATGCAATTCAAAACCATATTGAAATCGCTGCCATTGCTGATGCTGGCCGCCGGCCTGAGCAGCGCCGCCCACGCCGCCGACGTCAAGCTTGGCCTGGCCGCTGCCCTGACCGGCCCCGCCGCCAAATACGGCGTCGCCATCAAGAACGGCTTTACGCTGGCCGCCGACGAAGTCAACGCTGCCGGCGGCGTCAACGGCAACAAGCTGCAACTGATCATCGAAGACGAACAGGGCAAGAAAGAAGAAGCCATCAACGTCTTCAAGAAACTGATTTTCAAGGACAAGGCGCTGCTGGTGTTCGGCCCGACCCTGTCCAACTCGGCTTTCGCCGCCGACCCGATCGCCAATGCCGCCAAGGTCGTCGCCTTCGGCACCAGCAACACCGCCGACGGCATCACCGCCATGGGTCCGTTCACCTTCCGTAATTCAGTCATGGAAGCCGACGTCCTGCCGGTCACCACCCGTGCCGCAGTCAAGCATTTCGGCATCAAGAAAGTCGCCATCATCTATGGCAACGACGATGCTTTCACCAAGAGCGGCTACGACGTCTTCAAGGGCACCCTGGCCGACCAGAAGATTCCGGTCACCACCACCGAAGCCTATGCCAAGGGCGACGTCGACTTCAAGGCGCAGCTGACCAAGATCAAAGCTTCCAATCCGGACGCCATCGTCTGCTCCTGCCTGACCGAAGAAGCCGCCAACATCATCCTGCAAACCCGCGCGCTGGGCATGAAGCAGCCCTTCATCGGCGGCAACGGCCTCAACTCGCCGAAGCTGTTCGACATCGCCAAGGGAGCCGGCGACGACACCATCATGGGCAGCCCATGGTCTTCGGAAAACCTGACGCCGGCCAACAAGGCATTCATGGCCGCCTACAAGGCCAAGTTCGGCAGCGATCCGGACCAGTTCGCGGCGCAAGCTTACGATGCTCTGCACGTGGTGGCCGATGCGCTGAAGAAGATCAAGCTGAGCGGCGCCATCGACAAGGACCGCATCGCCCTGCAGCAAGCCTTGCCTGCGGTGACGATTGAAGGCGCCACCGGCAAGTTCGCCTTCCGCAAAGCCCCGGCCGTCACCGGCAAGGAAGTCGGCTACGATGCGCAGCAGGAAGCGATTGTGAATATTGCCAAGGGTGGTAAGTTCATCTTGTTGAAATAA